A part of Desulfotomaculum nigrificans DSM 574 genomic DNA contains:
- a CDS encoding DUF3298 domain-containing protein, which produces MDDLFRRDSHYKRVLNKIIQQQIEEKGLRLIKEFKGISDDRDFYLADDALMV; this is translated from the coding sequence GACGATTTATTCCGGCGCGACAGTCATTATAAAAGGGTGTTAAACAAAATCATCCAGCAACAAATTGAAGAAAAGGGATTGCGCTTGATTAAAGAGTTTAAAGGCATCAGTGACGACAGGGATTTTTACTTGGCGGATGATGCTCTGATGGTATAA
- a CDS encoding agmatine deiminase family protein: protein MKRPYSFIILTFVGLLVILAAREFNHRVYRKAENLRPKTPAAAAYTFPGEFDRQQAIWLQWPSEIYNGDRPVYPVTINIIKALDPYIRVNLMVRSQEEVNQIKNLLKNSGCTGHNLHYYIINHMSIWTRDVGPIFVKGPQNKLHVVDFGFNNYSRGGNPDYIAVESQVDRLAAEQLNLPVIKANLISEGGAIESNGRGTIMVTESVVLRRNPQMSKEQIEKEYKRVLGVKKVIWLKKGLAEDDHITTGHINEIARFANPHTILLAQILPADRYTNAISQESYRRMEENYQILRDATDQDGKPFRIIRIPMPPTLYGEADETGQIPVRSYLNYAVTNGAVLMQTYWQPGRSDILKTTESQVKDTLQQVFPGRRIIGINAENVNRWGGGIHCITQHMPD, encoded by the coding sequence ATGAAAAGACCATATTCCTTCATCATACTTACTTTTGTTGGCCTGCTGGTGATACTGGCCGCCCGGGAATTTAACCACCGGGTGTATAGAAAAGCGGAAAACCTTCGCCCCAAAACGCCTGCCGCCGCGGCTTATACTTTCCCCGGTGAGTTTGACAGACAGCAGGCCATTTGGCTGCAGTGGCCCTCCGAGATATATAACGGTGACCGTCCGGTTTATCCCGTGACCATCAATATCATCAAGGCCCTGGACCCGTACATCAGGGTTAATCTGATGGTCCGGAGCCAGGAAGAAGTTAATCAAATTAAAAACCTGCTTAAAAATAGCGGCTGTACCGGTCACAACCTGCACTACTACATCATTAACCACATGTCCATCTGGACCCGGGATGTGGGACCGATTTTTGTCAAAGGTCCGCAAAATAAGCTCCATGTAGTAGACTTCGGCTTCAACAACTACAGCCGGGGTGGCAACCCGGACTACATTGCTGTGGAAAGTCAGGTGGATAGACTGGCCGCGGAGCAGCTTAACCTGCCGGTGATTAAGGCCAACCTGATTTCCGAAGGCGGTGCCATAGAGTCTAACGGCCGAGGCACCATTATGGTTACCGAGTCCGTGGTCTTAAGACGCAATCCCCAGATGAGTAAAGAACAAATAGAAAAGGAATATAAACGGGTGCTGGGGGTTAAGAAAGTGATCTGGTTAAAAAAAGGACTGGCGGAAGATGACCATATCACCACCGGGCACATTAATGAAATAGCCCGGTTTGCGAACCCCCATACCATCCTTTTGGCCCAAATTCTGCCCGCGGACAGGTATACCAACGCCATATCTCAGGAATCTTACCGGCGTATGGAAGAGAACTACCAAATACTACGTGATGCCACCGACCAGGACGGCAAGCCATTCCGCATCATCAGAATTCCCATGCCGCCTACTCTTTACGGAGAAGCTGACGAAACAGGCCAAATACCCGTGCGCAGCTATTTAAATTACGCGGTCACCAATGGTGCGGTACTGATGCAGACCTATTGGCAGCCGGGCCGGTCCGATATTCTTAAAACCACTGAAAGTCAGGTTAAAGATACACTGCAGCAGGTATTCCCGGGTCGCCGCATAATTGGCATCAACGCCGAAAACGTCAACCGATGGGGCGGCGGTATCCACTGTATCACCCAGCACATGCCGGATTAA